The Salvelinus namaycush isolate Seneca chromosome 31, SaNama_1.0, whole genome shotgun sequence genomic interval tcctgatgtactggcctgtctcctggtagcgcctccatgctctggacactacgctgacagacacagcaaacctttttgccacagctcgcattgatgtgccatcctggatgaactgcactacctgagccacttgtgtgggttgtagactccgtctcatgctaccactagagtgaaagcaccgccagcattcaaaagtgaccaaaacatcagccaggaagcataggaactgagaagtggtctgtggtcaccacctgcagaaccattcctttattgggggtgtcttactaattgcctataatttccaccttttgtctattccatttgcacaacagcatgtgaaatttattgtcaatcagtgttgcttcctaagtggacagtttgatttcacagaagtgtgattgacttggagttacattgtgttgtttaagtgttccctttatttttttgagcagtgtatatacaggtgtgtgggtacctttccaaatcatctccaatcaattgcatctaccacaggtggactccaatcaagttgtataaacatctcaaggatgaccaatggaaacaagatgcacctgagctcaatttcaggtctcatagcaaagggtcagaatacttctGGAGATGTGATATTTCactttttctaaaaacctgttttcgctttgtcattatgtggtattgtgtgcagattgctgaGGAGTTGTtttctttaatccattttagaataaggctgtcgtaaaaaaaaatgtggaaaaagtcaaggggtctgaatactttcccgaagctACTGTAGAtcagccaaattgttttacctgagcataacccaaaAATGAAGGACTAATTAGCCGACtatgttgtttatgattttgttgtcatggatgACAGATTGGGCTCATTGctttgagttgaaaaataaatgctgctctAGAAATGTCATGCTTGAAAAGCActttttacatgtgaaaaatgtatgCCATATGTTGCATTTTCTATAGAGACCTATTGTTTACgcttttgttggtgacactttgatatcttgataatttGCAGCATTGTAAGTCTATCAAAATTGCACaagtttcagcatgtgttcattAGGCATATGATTTTAATCAGCACTCGATTCAGCAATAAAATCCCCACTCGCGGTATTCTTAAATTAAAAATGTTTTTGACAGTATGCAGCACAATaccacgggggagttgagaagGGAGGAACTCCCTCAAACTTTTTTCCATTGGCTGGGATCTGCATTATGCTGTTGTTGCAAGAGCTCATTTTATACTGGCTGCCACTGGGGCATATTCATTATgccaattctgttgcaaaacgttttttaaatggaagcaaacggaacgaaatgggagggacctacctgaatttgtacAATAGAAACTATTATTTGCTCTCTTTTTGTCTTCTGTTAGGTTCTTAAACAGTAAACGGATTtcatgaatacacccctggttgCAAAAACAATGATTTATAGGTAGCTTAAACTTTTTCAATTCAACGATTATTGGATTAAAATACacatattgtcacgatcgtcttcttgagagagagtggaccaaggcgcagcgtgtgcaaaatacatctctttattgtggaagagagaaaaaacacgaaaacgaacactatacacaaactaacaaaacaacaaacgaccgtgaagctaaataacgtaagtgcacagacaagcaacaaacgttcaacatagacaattacccacaaacacatgatgcccatggctgccttaaatatggctcccaattagagacaataaaccacagctgtctctaattgagaaccaatctaggcagccatcgacatacaaacacctagacaagacattgccccattaaacctacaaacccctagacaaaccaaaacacatacttcaccatgtcacaccctgacctaactaaaataataatgaaaacaaagataactaaggccagggtgtgacacatatacatttgtgaacagccatccatatTCACAACATCCACAATCCGTACGgggcaaatagctaaatgagagagcagcggTGCGATTCACATCAATGTGCTATGTAGCCTTGATATCAAGTGATAGCACTACTGTCATCCTTACCTGCAAGCGTCCTGGAGAagcgcgtctgctaaatgacaaaaatgtcaaatgtaataaTCTTTGCATGCAAACAGCAGTCACGCCAttgcagtggcgacccgtcattcagggcagagcttGTTTTGAACCCCACATTTtctgcaaaaaaaataaacaaataaaatggGTGTGTATATGGGACTTGGGTGtatatatgggggggggggggggggggggcttgcctgtttagCATGTTATTTTGTCATTAATACGTGTcccatatcagtttgcaaactatgtaaaaaaaaaaaatatatataattgtgttagtaaagccgcatacaaacaggcagctccaaaatgcaagtGTTTCAGGCTAGCTCAGTGCGTTCTGTGGTGATGGGGCAGGCaagcagaaaataggagcattgcaCTGTGATTGGCTCAGCATTGCACTGTCACTCATGAGGACATTACGTCACCTGCCTTTAGTAAGGGAAGACATCAAGAATGTGAGTCCTTTGGGTCCTGCCAAAGACTTAGATTAGAAGTGCCCTTCCAAGGAGGCTCAAGGTCTTTGGCTGCAGATAAAATGaagtcaaatcatgttatatctacagtagctttgattggactgatcatgtcaacatcttactttcaaaatcttagctagcagtcatcatcataaATCAAGTacacaatctactggcaaatcctttttaatccctgtcatatgaagagaaataatgaagataaattatagataaaacgtatcggtgctcatcggccattggacataaacattacacaacaagttggaaatcgcaaattcaacaatgagctCTTTGGAAGGAATTGGTGACAGTGGCTAACCGCAAGCATTGCATTGCAACTGGGAAGTCAGACTGAGAAAATACggtttgaacggtcatccaactcagaattgtaaatctttttctttgatgacaaaatttgccatAGAAGGATCACTGCGCACAACAAGGTgaatccaaaaatgtattttttgttgcataaatgatgtaatatgccagggagatatggtcagccatatcagctatgtttttaaaaAAGGCAGTAAACAAGGCTGAATTaattgtttcgctgccagacaaggctccgctgattgacaggtgtagcggtggtaagaaTTCACTACATTGTGCtggaaagaaagctctgctgttgggacagctttatgtaggctctAACAGTGTGTGGGCACCGCTTGtcgccgttatagtgcaattaatgtattgtttagcgCTGTGGCAAAACAAATATTGAGTTTGCCCTACCAAGATTTActtgctaaaatcaccactgctcCATTGGAAGACATACAGTAGCTTGGAATGTAGCCTACAAAAGACTATTCCTGCTATTTCCTGCAATCCATCAAACGCATTTTGTGTATCATcttagtggtctctgacttgtggtcagacgcGCTCAGGCAGAACAAATTTCAATTTGAGCCTTTTTTCACCGCTGATTTGAATGTAATTGAGAAAAAGGAAAGCTGTCAAAAAAAAGTGTCACATCCTTTCTAAATTTAAAAGCAATCCTAGAAGTAATCATGTatttttttcaaaagtatctgtaatcggattacaatatttttgctggtaacattATGGATTAcagttattttttgttgttgtaatccattactccccaaccctgcagtGTCATATGCCGAGGCAGTGAAAAGAGTAgtataggatttttttttttaaatggacctttatttaactaggcaagtcagttaagacggCCTACCCCCGCCAAACCCttacccggacaacgctgggccaattgtgcaccaccctatgggactcccaatcacgtccggttgtgatacagcttggattcgaaccagggtgtctgtagtgatgcctctagcactgagatgcagtgccttagaccgctgcgccaattGTGAGCCCAAGAGATGGGTCCAGGGCAATGGATCCTAAGAGGCTCCCTGTAAGTAGGCCGAGGCCAATAGAGAGTGATAGAAATAACGTGTTTCAGTAAGGTTGGTTTCTTTGCGTTCATTgccatggttatcaactgtactgcagaaatGGAACATAAATCACAGGAAATAGATATTGTGGTGGCAGctggttttaatgggtgtaggggtAGCTGGTAGGACAATTTTTCTTCCCTTTTCCCCTTACCTTTTGTGtcacaaagtgtaatgaattcaCACTCCAGAGCAGTAGCCGGAAAAAGGGCTTGATAGGAGAATTACCGGCCTTTACACTCCATTACAGTAGGTGGCGGTCTATGCACCTTGATGTTGGTTGCGAATCGGCAACACAAAtttgaagaagaagaaaacggATCATGTTTTTTTTGTCAACGCTGCGCTAGGGAAGTAGGATTTGAAACAGTTGTTGGGGTAGTTGTTGATACAATCGAGGTAAGGTCGCTATAATATTATTTGTCAATCTAGCTTCATATAAAAGTAACTATTTGACTGCAATTAAATGTCGAAGTAGAAGAATCACTGAGCGTTAGCAGGCTAgcttgtagctagctaacaatcaaTTCCATTGACCTAGCTAGCTACAAAGGTGGAGACGTCAAGACGGCCTAGTACTAAGCTAGTTGGTGGAAATCCAGCTTTAATTGGATTGCCCATTTCCACTAGCCTACCGTATCTGCTTGATTAGCAATACAGCTCGTTTCGTTTAGTACTTAAGCTCAAAGGAATGCCAGCAAGAAATGACGACAAGAGAGCTATCTAAGTTAGCTAAGTAACGTTAGCACTGAACGAGTTATTCAGCGTTAACTTAGTTCTCTAGCTATCTTTTTGTCATTCCTAGCTGGCAATCTCTGCTTGGTTTTGAATTACAGCAGAACATTCATGCGAAAATTCATGCAGATATCACAGACCCAGGGTGAAAGTACATGTACATCATATGGGGAAcaccagctaacgttagttggttATCGTCATTCCCCAGGGTATCTTTATTTTTCACAGTTCGCGCAAGTAGTCAGTAGTAGCTAGGTAGCTACCATTTACCTTAGCTGGGCCATCCTATAATGCGGTGCTTTTTCTGTCCCCAGGAAATATCAGTTCTTATTTTTGAGTgctttcgtaaattcactctggctatttactccgatttcagagcactctcgtgtgagtgtgccagagcgcagaataattgaCGTATTTACGAACGCGCAACACCGGTTGAATAtgaccagtgtcagtaaacgtctgcaaaaaaacGAAAGTAAATTGTTGCAGCAGCACAGTTACCAACAtcaacgctctagataacatgaaaacagcctagcCAGCTCtactagggcgagtaaaatggtcggAGTGAGGCGTgatctcatttgtgtctggaagtatctAGCAAACTAGTCCGTTAGCTTGAGTGCGGTTGATGTCAGAACTCTCGGATCAACAATATTGCTTCATGTGTGGGCTCTGAAAACGAATCCACAGAGATTACATTTGTGTTAATCTAGCAGATTACTGCCTTCTGAATACAGGTGGTAGACCTAATGGTCTCATTGCCCCATGTTCTACTGCCAAAAGGCTTAAGTGATGCCCTAATGTGTTTAGTGCAGTCTTCTCTTAGTGTACTAGGCTACATTTAAAAATCTCAAATTCTGACGCCCTCTGGTGCGCAGGGCTTAAAATGCGGCCGGGAATTGTGCTGATGTTTAGCTAGGCTAGGGCAAGAAGCACCCATTTCCGACTCGTCCACTGTCCCGACTGACGTTTTAAGATGGGTTTTGACTAGATGGTATACAGTTGGTCAGAACTGACTTTTTGTAGTAGGTTAGGGTAAGCTAAAATGCAACTTCAAGTCAATTTGAGATAAACGGTATCCCATCTAGGCATGACCATTAAACTGGAGCATTGGTACATTGCCGGAAGCAACTCGTCTTTCTAGTTATTATTCTACTTGCAAATGATGTAGCCTTCTAGGTTAGCTTGTCAGAACATAATTGAACATTTGGGGATGCATTGTTATGACGTCATACTTACATTATTCTCCAAAATATAGGCTATTTGTTTAGTCTAGTTAGTTAAGCTAGGCTATTTGTTATTTGAGAAGTTATCCCGTTTCTGTTCAGTCCCCACACTCACAAAAACATTCCCCAAGGTGCACTATCATGACAATGCCCAGGTAACCTGTGATTATGTACACAATGGACATTTTTAAGTGGCATTCTATTCAACTCTTCAGAATGACTGTGTGTGTAATGACTAGTGAGCATGCACAATGTCAACAATGACCTGACAAAGTTGCCCCCGGTTCACTCACACTGAAACGTTACACCATCATGCTTACCCCATTAGTTTGCCTATTCAAAGTATTTAATTTCTGCAGGGATCGTCTGccccctgtcctcttctctcacAACTGAACTCTTCCCCAGTTAGGTGTGAAGTCATGACAACGTTGGATGACAAGATCCTGGGGGAGAAGCTGCAGTACTACTACAGCAGCAGTGAGGATGAGGAAAGTGACAAGGAGGATGACGAGGGGGAGCACAAGACCATCCGCAACCCAGATGTACTGGAGCCTGAGCTAGAATACAGCGCCGACGGTAGTGCCGTCAACACAGGTAACACACGCCTGGGGTTTACATTGTTGCGGTGCATACATTTATGAACACTTCTCTATTTTGCATGACCGAGATTGAGAAACATCTCTGTTCTACACAATATGTTTTCAATTTGTACATTTTGTTGAAGATGCCCCAGTCGTCTAGCAACCATGACTATGAAGAAGTGTTGTTGTAGGCAGCTGCATCTGTGCATTGGCACAGTTGTACCAAAGTGATGATGATGGTACTTATGCAGGGCCCAAGGGGGTGATTAATGACTGGAGGAAGTACAAACAGCTGAAGGtggagcagaagcaggagcagaaGCAGGAGATGGAGAGACTCATCAAGAAGCTGTCCATGACCTGCCGCTCCGACCTGGACGACGAAGCCGACGCCATTAAACAGAAAGAGATGCAGGACAAGATCCAGCACAAGGTGAGTGAAGAAGGGGAGAGGGATACTGAACGCTTTGCAGCATAATAGTTCCGTATACCAATATGACATGCGTTTGAGTTGAGGACGCCAACACACAAATAAAAGTTCTAAAATGGAATTGAGTTTTTCAGAAAAGTTGTTATTGAGTGTGTCCTCCGCATCCCTCAGATGACCATGCAGGAGTACAACATGCTCCAGGAAGACGAGGATGACGAGGACTTCCTCCAGCAGTACAGGATGCAGCGCATCGAGGAGATGCGCCGGAAGGTGTTACGCGGTAAGCGCTTCGAGCAGGTCTACGAGCTCAACAGTGGTGAGGAGTTCCTGGAGGCTGTGGACAAGGAGGACAAGGCCTGCCTGGTTATGATCCATATCTACGAGGGCGAGGTGCCTGCCTGCGAGGCCATGATGGGCAGCCTGCTGTGCCTGGCACAGGAATACCCCCTGGTCAAGTTCTGTAGCGTGCGTGGGTCGGTTATCGGCACCAGTGCCCAGTTCAGGGGCAGCGCCTTGCCAGCCCTGCTGGTGTACAAAGGAGGAGACCTGATTGGGAACTTTGTGCGCATCACAGACCAGCTAGGAGAGGACTTCTATGCTGTGGATGTGGAGGCGCTGCTGCAGGAGTATGGGCTGCTGCCGGACAAACCTGTCCTTGTCGCTAAGACCATCCGCAACGCCGCCATCACACAGAGCGATGACTCTGACCTTGACATAGACTAGAGAACAGACCTGCACATGTATAGAAACATAGACTAGAACCcctatgtgtacacacacacacacactcaacatagACTAGAACCCCTatgtgtacgcacacacacacacacacacacacagactagaacCCCTGTGTGTACACAGTCGACAGACTAGAAACCCTATGCGCGTACACAGTCGACAGACTAGAACCCctatgtacatacacacacacggtcgACAGACTAGAACCCctatgtacatacacacacacggtcgACAGACTAGAACccctacgtacacacacacacacacacacacacacacacacacacacacacacacacacacacacacacagtcgacAGACTAGAACCCctatgtacatacacacacacggtcgACAGACTAGAACccctacgtacacacacacacacacacacacacacggtcgaCAGACTAGAACccctacgtacacacacacacacagtcgacAGACTAGAACCcctatgcacgcacacacacacacacacacagtcgacAGACTAGAACCCCAATGTACACACAGTCGACAGACTAGAACccctatgtacacacacacacacacacggtcgaCAGACTAGAACCCCTACGTGCACACACACGGTCGACAGACTAGAACCCCTACGTGCACACAGTCGACAGACTAGAACccctatgtacacacacacacacacacacggtcgaCAGACTACAACCCTTACGTGCACACACAGTCGACAGACTAGAACccctatgtacacacacacacagtcgacAGACTAGAACccctatgtacacacacacacacagtcgacAGACTAGAACccctatgtacacacacacacacacacagtcgacAGACTAGAACccctatgtacacacacacacacacagtcgacAGACTAGAACCCCTACGTACACACACTCGACAGACTAGAACccctatgtacacacacacagttgacagACTAGAACCTCTACGTACTCACATACACGCACGGTCGACAGACTAGAACCcctacgtgcacacacacacacacacacacacacggtcgaCAGACTAGAACCCCTACGTGCACACACGCAGGGTCGACAGACTAGAACCcctacgtgcacacacacacacacacacggtcgaCAGACTAGAACCcctacgtgcacacacacacggtcgaCAGACTAGAACCCATACGTACTCACATATTTATATAGGTGTGATTTGACCTACAACTAAGACAGACTGTTGAATGCGCTCAAATTCAATAGCGTGGTTTCCACTACCACATTATCTCTGGGCTAGTCAGTGCTTGATACCGCCAGAGTTGTTCGTAATTGAGCAACTCAACATGCGATTACTTTCCGCAAATACCTTGTTGACAAATTTGCGACTCCCTTTGACGATGGTGTGAAATTTTGTCATGGGCGTTACAGGAAGTAATTTCATGTTGTGGAGTCGCTCAGTTTTAAACGGCGATAGAGTTGTACTGGACACCATATTGGCAATATTAGAAAAATGCTAATTCAAAAAACAGTACCCTAATGTAGGGGTATTCAAATCTGAGCCTAGAGGTCCAGAGTAGTGCTGCTCTATCGGTTGACTAGATGGGATGCAGCGAATGTCAGAAGGGACTTTTTcttgcaggttaggagaacttacgcagcaggttataAAAAtgtacgtagcaggttaggagaaataggttagggttagctaaaaagcAAAAATTCGCCCAGCGCCACATCGAACACGCAACTTTTGATCTCACTTTGACATTAGCTGCATCCGTTCTAGCCATGGGGAAACGCTTATCACGGCACTTTGATACCGAAGTgactttttcgtagcaggttaggagactgaggttaaggttagcgAAAATGctttcctaacctgctacaaaaatcACTTTGTATCAAAGTGTTGTGAAAAGACTGTGTCCCCGTAGCCATGACCTGTTCTACCTGGGAAATGAATTGCACCCACATGGTGTCCCACGTCTAAATCAGTGCCCGATTAGAGGAAAACAACGGAAaacagcagtggaactggcttcaaggtccagatTTGAATTTGCCTGCAGCTAGTGAAGTGGGTTGATGTGATCGACAGGACCTAAAGGACCTATACATTCCCTATTTATTCACATAAGTTATATGCTTCATTTACGTCATGTTAGTTTACCTAGTTACATGAATAAACCAAGACTGAGACCTATTACTTGTTTTACAATGATACGCAgacattattattttttgatGTTTAAGCTTTAACTTATTTGTTTTTAATTGTGACAATgcattgtttttttttcttttctggtCCAATGTCTCTTATTTGTGCATGTTTATCAAACTAGCTCACCCTGTAGAAAATGTTCTGTCCAaagggacattttgttagttttATACCTGTTAATATTATGGAATAAAATAAACTAGCTTGATTTGACTTAGGCTGCACATGGTGTATTTTTGTTTAAGGGGTAGTATGCATTCACAAAGCATGCAGCTTCTTCTTCTGGGGTATAATAATGGCAATGATAcacacttttttttctcttttttttttttaaatctcagaaGTTGTTCACCATTTACAATTACTCTTGATTTACTGACAGTGAAGTAGTGAACATTTGAACAACCTGGTGCAAAGGCTACCAGTACAACAATTATAGCTGTTGCTTGGTTTGTAAGTTTTATTCAGACACTTTTTTTCAGAAACATTTTTGTAAATCACTGTAGGGAGACCATGGCTACAGGCTGATTCCACACCATTTCCCCAAAGTGTGCACATTCACTGAAGTTGTCAGGAATTCAGCAATGGTGGAAACTCTCCAGACAATGATTACACCAATCCATTGCTTTTAAAGACATGATCGGAAgtgtgcacactttgggagaagtGTGGAGAATTGGGAAGCAGACCATATTGTGCCCAACACAACAGTGATTGCACATTATAGAAAGCTCAAAGCTATGCTAAGCTAACAATATCACATCGTTGGTCTGTTTTTAAGACAGCTGAAAAATCAAGAGGCATTCATGCATAAAACTTAACATTGCCCCACTGGTGATTTCCAAATACACTAAAAGTGCATATACATTTCACTACATATAGTTCATAGCAGACCAAACAATATATCACATTGATTAATTATAACACGATTGAAGGTCTTATTTCAAGACCAGCATTGTAAATGGTCAGTCAAATCAGCCAGCAACCCAAATACTGACGTTTCAAGAGCACCATATTATTATTCTGAAAGAGCGTCCTCTAATCACCAATATGTTCCTTTGCAGATTGCAAAAAGCCCTGTAGAGATTGTCCAACCAATGATGACAGCCAATTTAAACCAGTCAATGTAGCCTAAAATGCTCCCAGCAGGAGGACAGTGATACAGGGGAGCGTTATCAAAAAGAGGGGGGGGTGCACATGGAGAGGACTGGCTGAACCATGGGCGTCATGTCCACACAGAGCATGCTCCAACAGGAGATGGGTCTCTGCACTGATGcctgcaagagagagagagcaaccttGATTATTTGTACAGTGACTATGGGCTCAAATCGATCAAACCTGCGTCGTGGTATTTACACAGCTCTTTTTCCTCATGGTCAAATAAAAGCACAGACTGATCTTGGGTAATGTAAAAACCTACAACTACTACCAGGTAGACCTCCCTCACCAGTAGTTACAGTGCTCAAAAGTAACTTATTATGAATATCATGtcttgtcattttggagtcacaaatggggggggggggaaatacatTTGCGAATACCCTCAACCGAAAGGTGACATTTGGTACTGTCGCCTCGTATTCATCATtcaatctcaaatccaaaatcttggagtatagagccaaaactATTTTAGCTTCACTTTcccaatacatacagtaccagtcaaaagtgtggacacacctaccggtactcattcaagggtttttctttatttgtactattttctacattataataataataatagtgaagacatcaaaactatgaaataacacatatggaatcatgtagtaaccaaaaaagtgttaaacaaatcacaatatatttgagattcttcaaagtagccaccctttgccttgatgacagctttgctcactcttggcattctctcaaccagcttcacctggaatgcttttccaacagtcttgaatgagttcccacatatgctgagcacttgttggctgcttttccttcactctgtggtccaactcatcccaaatcatctcaattcggttgaggttgggtgattgtggagaccaggtcatctgatgcagcactccatcactctctttggtcaaatagcccttacacagcctggaagtgtgttggatcattgtcctgttgaaaaacaaatgatagtcccactaagcgcaaaccatgctgtggtagccatgctggttaagtgtgccttgaaatctaaataaatcacagacagtgtcaccatcgcatctcctccatgcttcaaggtgggatccacacatgcggagatcatccgttcaccttctctgcgtctcacaaagacacagcggttggaaccaaaaatctcatatttggactcatcagaccaaaggacagatttccaccggtctaatgtctattgcctgtgtttcttggcccaagcaagtctcttcttattggtgtcctttagtagtggtttctttgcagcaatttgaccatgaaggcctgattcacatagtctcctctgaacagttgtagTTGAGATGTtactgttacttgaactctgtgaagcatttatttgggctgcgatttctgaggctggtaattctaatgaacttatcctctacagcaggtaactctgggtcttcctttcctgtgtcggtcctcatgagagccagtttcatcatcgctcttgatggtttttgcgactgcactcgaagaaactttcaaagttcttcaaattttccgaattgactgaccttcttgtcataaagtaatgatggactgtcatttctctttgcttatttgaggtgttcttgccataatatggacctggtcttttaccaaatagggctatcttctgtattccactcctaccttgtcacaacacaaatgattgcctcaaatgcattaaggaaagaaattccacaaattaacttttaacaaggcacacctgttaattgaaatgcattccaggtaactaccttgtggagctggttgagaaaatgccaagtgtgtgcaaaactgtcatcaaggcaaagggtgggtactttgaagaatctcacatataaaatattttgatttgtttaacactttt includes:
- the pdcl gene encoding phosducin-like protein; its protein translation is MTTLDDKILGEKLQYYYSSSEDEESDKEDDEGEHKTIRNPDVLEPELEYSADGSAVNTGPKGVINDWRKYKQLKVEQKQEQKQEMERLIKKLSMTCRSDLDDEADAIKQKEMQDKIQHKMTMQEYNMLQEDEDDEDFLQQYRMQRIEEMRRKVLRGKRFEQVYELNSGEEFLEAVDKEDKACLVMIHIYEGEVPACEAMMGSLLCLAQEYPLVKFCSVRGSVIGTSAQFRGSALPALLVYKGGDLIGNFVRITDQLGEDFYAVDVEALLQEYGLLPDKPVLVAKTIRNAAITQSDDSDLDID